In Cyprinus carpio isolate SPL01 unplaced genomic scaffold, ASM1834038v1 S000006694, whole genome shotgun sequence, a genomic segment contains:
- the LOC109066224 gene encoding SUMO-interacting motif-containing protein 1-like has product MESDVSENNSEDRQHICLTQYRKFSQCMSGMVPHMDDDEEDEHYGPAEPLCRQSLSLVYSTIEENYPEGTLQLLSDFIQPRYYPPVDITTHLLRGIFLNPQSPDVLVIEAYNLLMKTQSCLFLYVKYHPVDASTVPCDWELMKSVMKEQDDGNRLRTKVQYMLLQYMLQVLEDDFHFKLRSQCLLHSVAKKMLSCGNETIGQVKDIIVWIMNAAKESVNHSKDVEYPKKEDNYLKIVLSLQRMLTLALEVDKNPNYSSDKLSEELFSCLSRMHSCRQIRLLLLRTLDSKLLKCKLLKLLLDEACSQKTGLPMSLNLLLHYFKSSTLASDPSDGAEKWRKWDELLQLLWMLMLSYEEVVTGHLHFPITKRFDRRHAPIWKSNDRVKCSEVQEAVDIFLSRAANDIGHALSMEMQDLLSQLQEHMTDMSSVTTSH; this is encoded by the exons ATGGAGTCAGATGTGTCTGAAAACAATTCAGAAGATAGACAACATATCTGTCTGACTCAGTACAGAAAATTTAGCCAGTGCATGAGTGGAATGGTTCCACACATG GATGACGATGAGGAAGACGAACACTATGGTCCCGCTGAGCCTCTATGTCGTCAGAGCCTTAGCTTAGTCTACAGCACTATTGAGGAGAATTACCCAGAAGGCACTCTTCAGCTGCTTTCTGACTTCATTCAGCCTCGGTATTACCCACCAGTGGATATTACGACACACCTGCTCAGGGGGATTTTCTTAAACCCACAAAGCCCTGATGTTTTAGTCATAGAGGCCTATAACCTATTGATGAAGACTCAGAG ttgtttgtttttatatgttaagTACCATCCTGTGGATGCTTCTACGGTGCCGTGCGATTGGGAACTGATGAAGTCAGTTATGAAAGAACAG GATGACGGTAATAGGTTGCGGACGAAGGTTCAGTACATGCTCCTGCAATATATGTTGCAGGTATTAGAAGacgattttcattttaaactcagGTCTCAGTGTCTTCTTCACTCTGTTGCAAAGAAGATGCTTTCATGTGGCAATGAAACAATTGGGCAAGTCAA GGATATAATAGTTTGGATTATGAATGCTGCTAAGGAGTCAGTGAACCACTCAAAAGATGTGGAATATCCAAAGAAAGAGGACAACTATCTTAA gattGTGTTATCTCTTCAGAGGATGTTAACATTGGCCTTGGAAGTGGACAAGAACCCCAACTACAGTTCAGACAAACTCTCAGAAGAACTCTTCAGTTGTCTTAGCAGAATGCATTCTTGCAGGCAGAtaag ACTCTTGTTGCTGAGAACTTTGGATAGCAAGCTGCTGAAATGCAAGTTGTTGAAGCTGCTGTTGGATGAGGCTTGTTCTCAGAAGACAGGCTTGCCCATGTCTCTAAACTTGCTGCTACACTACTTTAAGAGCTCCACACTGGCCTCAGACCCCTCT GATGGAGCAGAGAAGTGGAGAAAATGGGATGAACTCCTTCAGCTTCTGTGGATGCTGATGCTCAGTTATGAAGAAGTTGTGACAG GTCATCTGCACTTCCCCATCACAAAGCGTTTTGATAGGAGGCATGCTCCTATTTGGAAATCGAATGATCGAGTGAAATGCTCGGAAGTGCAAGAGGCAGTGGACATCTTCCTGTCACGTGCAGCCAACGATATCGGCCATGCTCTCTCCATGGAAATGCAGGATTTATTATCCCAACTACAAGAACACATGACTGACATGTCCAGTGTTACTACAAGTCATTAA